One genomic segment of Danio aesculapii chromosome 15, fDanAes4.1, whole genome shotgun sequence includes these proteins:
- the LOC130242336 gene encoding uncharacterized protein LOC130242336: MICILLVAGHGTVLETQIKSDVSGLYAHLTGVPKALLPGVGGKKILDFWWEAVNTRQLFSEVYLVTNADKYKHYERWATANDFPVENVVNDGSTTLDDRLGAVADVELAIRSRQLQDDIMVIAGDMLCSDQNFDIAQVIRFFRSKPGELAIYYELESGEKSYSRGIVEVCPNTHRVTRFLEKPQEGVTASRLASVVFYCLRKESLTYISEFLNKHPDVKDRTFGKFWEWLVNEEKVPVYGMKLPTGFQLIGQVGLSDYTKWLAHYSSKQQLSPSKPITCRSYARVGLMGNPSDGFNGKTIAMSISNFWAEVTLIESQTLVLLPHPLNDPTEFGGLQDLFRISRKEGYLGGLRLLQATCKKFYQFCSEQGIALSKQNFTLKYDTNIPRQVGLAGSSAIVSATLKCLMKFYNITDNDLPQPIRANFILNVETDELFITAGLQDRVVQVYEGLVYMDFSKQLMDERGYGEYIPLDMRDLPMFWLAYLSDPSDSGRIHSNVRQRWLNGEPAVVEAMKAFAELTDQSRAAFQCKDWARLAQLMDENFELRRSVYTDDCLGPGNLKMVQLARQFGSAVKLPGSGGAVVGLCMDHERLMEMKRAFQEAGCVFCLIVPYDPSVQGQN, from the exons ATGATCTGCATACTGTTAGTTGCAGGGCACGGTACGGTTTTGGAGACTCAAATTAAG AGTGATGTCTCGGGTCTGTATGCTCATCTGACCGGTGTCCCCAAAGCTCTGCTACCTGGAGTCGGGGGAAAGAAAATATTGGATTTCTGGTGGGAAGCTGTCAACAC CCGTCAGCTCTTCAGTGAAGTCTATCTGGTGACAAATGCTGACAA atACAAACACTACGAACGATGGGCAACAGCAAATGACTTTCCAGTGGAGAATGTTGTGAATGATGGCAGCACTACTTTGGATGACAGACTAGGTGCTGTTGCGGATGTTGAGTTGGCCATCCGAAGCCGACAGCTACAAGATGACATTATGGTG ATCGCAGGAGACATGCTTTGTTCTGATCAGAACTTTGATATAGCTCAAGTCATTCGCTTTTTCAGGTCTAAG CCTGGAGAACTTGCTATATATTATGAGCTGGAGTCAGGAGAGAAGAGCTATTCCAGAGGCATTGTTGAAGTTTGTCCAAACACTCATCG GGTGACGCGTTTCCTCGAGAAGCCACAGGAGGGCGTCACAGCATCTCGTCTTGCCAGTGTGGTTTTCTACTGTCTGCGCAAGGAGTCATTAACGTACATCTCCGAATTCCTCAATAAACACCCAGATGTTAAAGACAGAACCTTTGGCAAGTTTTGG GAATGGCTTGTAAATGAGGAGAAAGTTCCTGTTTACGGAATGAAGTTACCAACAGGATTTCAACTAATTGGACAAGTG GGTTTGTCTGATTACACAAAATGGCTCGCTCACTACTCGTCAAAGCAGCAGTTGTCCCCATCTAAACCCATTACATGCCGCTCGTATGCCAG GGTTGGCCTGATGGGAAACCCGTCTGATGGTTTCAATGGGAAAACTATTGCTATGAGCATCTCTAACTTCTGGGCAGAGGTTACGCTCATAGAGAGCCAGACTCTG GTTCTTCTTCCTCATCCTCTAAACGACCCCACAGAATTTGGAGGCTTGCAGGATCTCTTTCGGATAAGCCGGAAAGAAGG GTATTTGGGAGGTCTGAGACTTCTGCAAGCCACCTGTAAAAAGTTTTACCAATTCTGCTCAGAACAAGG AATTGCTCTGTCCAAGCAGAATTTCACTCTTAAGTATGACACAAACATTCCCAGACAAGTG GGATTAGCTGGCAGTAG TGCTATTGTGTCTGCCACCTTGAAGTGCCTGATGAAGTTTTACAACATCACAGACAAT GATCTTCCTCAACCCATCAGAGCCAACTTCATCCTCAATGTAGAGACCGATGAGCTGTTCATCACAGCTGGTCTACAGGACAGAGTTGTGCAG GTCTATGAGGGCCTGGTTTACATGGACTTCAGCAAACAGCTTATGGATGAGCGTGGTTACG GAGAATACATTCCCTTGGACATGCGTGATCTTCCCATGTTCTGGCTGGCTTACTTGAGCGATCCAAGTGATTCTGGAAGGATTCACAGCAATGTTAGACAGCGCTGGTTAAACG GTGAACCTGCTGTTGTCGAAGCTATGAAAGCATTTGCTGAACTCACAGACCAATCTCG GGCAGCCTTCCAGTGTAAGGACTGGGCCAGACTTGCACAACTCATGGATGAAAACTTTGAGCTACGGCG GTCGGTCTATACTGATGACTGCTTGGGGCCTGGAAATCTAAAAATGGTACAGCTTGCAAGACAG TTTGGATCTGCAGTGAAGTTGCCTGGCAGTGGGGGTGCAGTTGTGGGCTTGTGTATGGATCATGAGCGACTG ATGGAGATGAAGAGGGCTTTCCAAGAGGCAggatgtgtgttttgtttgatcGTGCCTTACGACCCATCAGTACAGGGTCAGAACTGA